A window of the Bombina bombina isolate aBomBom1 chromosome 3, aBomBom1.pri, whole genome shotgun sequence genome harbors these coding sequences:
- the LOC128653527 gene encoding uncharacterized protein LOC128653527, translating to MTSGNPTEPPVTRIQTAMPPPPQQPPPPPVFRQPQKQYAPRHEHGWMASVEDPGVMPPPLPYDLWQDSWPEEYPSFGFEGEPRQPQRVHVFTPPTTQSHFSHGYYPQTMSQEVPIVETEWSHTGHQWDYQSTMRAPPSSSIGRASPSSSIGRAPPSSSIGRAPPSADGNTAKTTAAPQAAEDTAEPDPLSSRRCR from the coding sequence aacctcctgtcacgaggatacaaacagccatgccaccaccaccacaacaaccaccaccaccaccagtcttcaggcaaccgcagaaacagtatgctcccaggcatgagcatggttggatggcttcagttgaggacccgggagtgatgccaccgccattgccatatgacctctggcaagattcctggccagaggaatatccttcctttggctttgagggggagccaagacagccacaaagggtccatgtatttacaccccccacaacacaatctcatttcagtcatggatattacccacagactatgtcacaagaagtgccgatTGTAGagactgagtggtcacacactggtcatcagtgggactaccaatcaaccatgagagctccaccatcctcatccattggacgagcttcaccatcctcatccattggacgagctccaccatcctcatccattggacgagctccaccatctgcagatggaaatacagcaaaaactacagctgcccctcaagcagcagaagatacagctgaacctgaccctttaagcagcagaagatgcaggtga